From Cervus canadensis isolate Bull #8, Minnesota chromosome 28, ASM1932006v1, whole genome shotgun sequence, one genomic window encodes:
- the NRM gene encoding nurim, whose product MAPALLLVTAALASFILAFGTGVEFVRFTSLRPLLGRISESGGPDARQGWLAALQDQSILVPLVWDLGLLLLFVGQHSLMATETVKAWMSRYFGVLQRSLYVACTALALQLVMRYWEPVPRGPVLWEARAEPWATWVPLLCFVLHVISWLLIFSILLVFDYAELMGLKQVYYHVLGLGEPLALKSPRALRLFSHLRHPVCVELLTVLWVVPTLGTDRLLLALLLTLYLGLAHGLDQQDLRYLRAQLQRKLHLLSRPQDGEAE is encoded by the exons ATGGCCCCTGCACTGCTCCTGGTCACTGCTGCCCTCGCCTCTTTCATCCTGGCCTTTGGCACTGGAGTGGAGTTCGTACGCTTTACCTCCCTTCGGCCACTTCTTGGAAGAATCTCGGAGTCTGGCGGTCCGG ATGCCCGCCAGGGATGGCTGGCTGCCCTGCAGGACCAAAGCATCCTTGTCCCGCTGGTTTGGGATCTGGGGCTCCTGCTACTGTTTGTGGGGCAGCACAGCCTCATGGCAACTGAGACTGTGAAGGCATGGATGTCCCGGTACTTCGGGGTCCTTCAGAGGTCACTGTACGTGGCATGCACTGCCCTGGCCTTACAG CTGGTGATGCGGTACTGGGAGCCCGTGCCAAGGGGTCCTGTGTTGTGGGAGGCTCGGGCTGAGCCATGGGCCACTTGGGTGCCCCTCCTCTGCTTTGTCCTCCACGTCATTTCCTGGCTCCTCATCTTCAGCATCCTTCTCGTCTTTGACTACGCAGAGCTCATGGGCCTGAAACAG GTGTACTACCATGTGCTGGGGCTGGGTGAGCCTCTGGCCCTGAAGTCGCCCCGGGCCCTGAGACTCTTCTCCCACCTGCGCCACCCAGTGTGCGTGGAGCTGCTGACAGTGCTATGGGTGGTACCCACCCTGGGCACTGACCGCCTGCTCCTTGCTCTCCTCCTTACCCTCTACCTGGGCCTGGCTCACGGACTGGACCAGCAAGATCTCCGCTACCTCCGGGCCCAGCTACAAAGAAAACTCCACCTGCTTTCCCGGCCCCAGGATGGGGAGGCCGAGTGA
- the PPP1R18 gene encoding phostensin has product MATIPDWKLQLLARRRQEEAAVRGRETAERERLSQMPAWKRGLLERRRAKLGLSPGEPSPAPGTTEAGPPNPDESAVLLEAIGPVHQNRFIRQERQQQQQQRNEELLTERRPGPLETRGRRPSPGETRDPSPKGRESREERLSPREAREKRLGIGGARESSPRPLESQDWRQSPGEAGDRSSRLSEVRKWRLSPGETPERSLRLAEPREQSPRRTEVVDSRLSPEEPDNQKLGLTESRKWRPDPRESQGQSLGQLEASEWRPSSGEERRDCAEEWGRKDERPIPRMVPEGTTASSETPTREAPDSHSAGPEGAEQRPSPVEDGERGLRPTEGWKWTLNSGKVRDWTPRDTEPQPQKPDTPESAEKHVGPLGAEAGEGEAKKEEAGTQSRPLGALQDRCSTPSPLSPEDAGTGASRRQEEEAGELRPPPAAPLSPPPPAPPAPQSLGDPLMSRLFYGVKAGPGVGAPRRSGHTFTVNPRRSAPPAAPASSAAPATADAAVPGAGKKRYPTAEEILVLGGYLRLSRSCLVKGSPERHHKQLKISFSETALETTYQYPSESSVLEELGPEPEAPSAPSPPAAQADDEEEEEELLLQPELQGGLRTKALIVDESCRR; this is encoded by the exons ATGGCCACCATCCCAGACTGGAAGCTACAGCTGCTAGCCCGGCGCCGGCAGGAAGAGGCAGCCGTTCGCGGGCGTGAGACGGCAGAGCGGGAGCGGCTGTCGCAGATGCCAGCCTGGAAGCGGGGCCTTCTGGAGCGCCGCCGGGCCAAGCTTGGTCTGTCTCCTGGGGAGCCTAGCCCTGCGCCTGGGACTACGGAGGCTGGACCTCCAAACCCAGATGAGTCTGCTGTCCTCCTGGAGGCCATTGGGCCCGTGCACCAGAACCGATTTATCCGACAAGAGCgccagcagcagcaacagcagcggAATGAAGAGCTACTCACCGAGAGACGGCCTGGACCTTTGGAGACCCGGGGGCGGAGACCCAGCCCTGGGGAGACACGGGATCCCAGCCCCAAGGGAAGAGAGTCCAGGGAAGAGCGGCTCAGTCCCAGGGAGGCCAGAGAGAAGAGGCTGGGGATAGGGGGAGCTCGAGAGTCGAGCCCCAGGCCTTTGGAGTCCCAGGACTGGAGGCAGAGCCCAGGAGAGGCTGGAGACAGGAGCTCCAGACTGTCAGAGGTGCGGAAATGGAGGCTGAGCCCTGGAGAAACTCCTGAGCGGAGTTTGAGACTGGCAGAGCCCCGAGAACAAAGCCCCAGGAGGACAGAGGTGGTGGACAGTAGACTGAGCCCAGAAGAGCCTGACAACCAGAAGCTGGGCCTGACAGAGTCCCGTAAATGGAGGCCTGACCCCAGAGAGTCTCAGGGACAGAGTTTGGGACAACTGGAGGCATCAGAGTGGAGGCCGAGctcaggagaagaaagaagagactgCGCAGAGGAATGGGGGAGAAAGGACGAGAGGCCGATTCCAAGGATGGTCCCAGAAGGGACCACAGCGTCGTCAGAGACCCCGACAAGGGAGGCTCCAGACAGTCACTCTGCAGGACCAGAGGGAGCAGAGCAAAGGCCCAGCCCCGTGGAGGATGGCGAGAGGGGCCTGCGGCCGACAGAAGGGTGGAAATGGACCCTGAACTCTGGAAAGGTCCGAGACTGGACACCCAGGGACACAGAGCCTCAGCCCCAGAAACCAGACACTCCAGAGTCTGCCGAGAAGCACGTGGGTCCTCTGGGTGcagaggctggagaaggggaggcTAAGAAGGAGGAGGCGGGAACTCAGAGCAGGCCTCTGGGCGCCCTGCAGGACCGCTGCTCTACgccctcccccctctccccagaGGACGCCGGGACTGGAGCCTCTAGACGGCAGGAAGAGGAAGCAGGGGAACTCCGGCCCCCACCAGCAGCccctctgtctcccccacccccagccccacctgccccCCAGTCCCTTGGGGATCCCCTCATGAGCCGGCTCTTCTATGGGGTGAAGgcagggccaggggtgggggcccCCCGCCGCAGCGGACACACCTTCACAGTCAACCCCCGGCGGTCCGCGCCCCCTGCAGCCCCTGCCTCTTCAGCCGCCCCAGCCACAGCTGACGCGGCGGTCCCCGGGGCTGGGAAGAAGCGGTACCCGACGGCCGAGGAGATCTTGGTTCTGGGGGGCTACCTCCGCCTCAGCCGCAGCTGCCTTGTCAAGGGGTCCCCTGAAAGGCACCACAAACAG CTCAAGATCTCCTTCAGCGAGACAGCCCTGGAGACCACGTATCAATATCCCTCCGAGAGTTCGGTGCTAGAAGAGCTGGGCCCGGAGCCTGAGGCCCCCAGCGCCCCCAGTCCCCCAGCAGCCCAAGCCGACgacgaagaggaggaggaggaactgtTGCTGCAGCCAGAGCTTCAGGGCGGGCTGCGCACCAAGGCCTTGATAGTGG ATGAGTCTTGCCGGAGGTGA